The following are encoded together in the Anopheles nili chromosome 3, idAnoNiliSN_F5_01, whole genome shotgun sequence genome:
- the LOC128726471 gene encoding cilia- and flagella-associated protein 299-like, whose protein sequence is MKLTEQDLLILEFNSYEDYLNSLIDGKSLQYFGDRENLLSLYRTGYRALTKQAFEAQRSFLQVQKDPLTLFSRNLVPKNEFLKELAARERPNRLGLLSTIIYMRYIRKNTEISGYIDYEDGLKRVHHYQQYSNDWRAIFAGEKVLYPTPVDLLYYNGRTGSSRKNNSRNYQILCDPFRGIIFRNTYDRKDIYLDPTSNYYGTNTSRIEVPSDVYEQVVLYDHVVRKNY, encoded by the exons ATGAAGCTAACCGAGCAGGACCTCTTAATACTGGAGTTCAACTCCTACGAGGACTACCTGAATTCACTTATCGATGGCAAAAGTCTCCAATATTTCGGTGATCGTGAAAATTTACTAAGTCTTTACCGAACAGGCTACCG TGCCCTCACGAAGCAAGCGTTCGAAGCACAAAGATCGTTCCTCCAGGTCCAGAAGGATCCACTCACTCTGTTCAGCCGAAACCTGGTGCCCAAAAATGAATTTCTGAAGGAGCTAGCCGCACGGGAACGTCCGAACCGGTTGGGACTGTTGTCG ACGATAATTTACATGCGCTACATCAGAAAGAATACGGAAATTTCTGGCTACATCGACTACGAGGACGGGTTGAAGCGAGTTCACCACTATCAGCAGTACTCAAACGACTGGCGAGCCATCTTTGCGGGAGAAAAAGTCCTCTACCCAACGCCCGTCGATCTGCTGTACTACAATGGCCGAACAGGCAGCAGCCGGAAGAACAACTCTCGCAACTACCAGATCCTGTGCGATCCATTCCGTGGTATCATCTTCCGAAACACGTACGACCGCAAGGACATCTATCTCGATCCAACGTCGAACTACTACGGCACCAATACGAGCCGGATCGAGGTCCCTAGCGACGTGTACGAGCAGGTCGTCCTGTACGATCATGTCGTGCGGAAGAACTACTAA